The genomic DNA CTGCCCGGTGAATTGGTTGGCGAAATCAATGTCCGCCTGATAGCCCTTCATCACCCACTTGCCCACGTCGGGCAACTCGACGCTGCGGTATTGTACGCCGCTGTTGGTCGAGTTCATACGGTACTCCAACTTCAACTCGAAATCTTTGGGCTGCCCGCCGCGCCAGATCAAAAAGGTATTGACCTTGACCGGCTTTTCCGCCGTGCTCTCGCCGATGATGGTTTCGTTTTCGACGCGCCAGAACTGCGGATCGCCATCCCAACCTTTCAACGTCTTGCCGTCAAAGATGGCGTCAAAGCCCGCATGCTCATCCATTGCCAACGCCTCAATGCCGGGGCCACGGCCTTGTCCGCCACCAGGGCCGCGCGGCGGGCCACCTTGTCCACCTTGGGGCGGCGGACCTTGTTGCGCAATGGTCGAAAAGGTCAACAAGGCCGCTGCTAACAAGGCGGCGGATAGTGCAATAAGCTTTTTCATTTGGTTCTCCAGGTTGGTTCAATCTTGGTTAGGGAAGAAAAGCAAAAGGCAAAAATCAAAAGGGCGGCGCTTTTCTTTTTCAGACTCGGCAAGGTGGCTTTTTGTCTCCCACTTTTGCCTTTTGATTTTTGCCTTTTGCCTTTTGATTTATTCCCCCACTCGCTCCCACTGCCGCGTCTGCGCCGACTTCAACACCGCATCCGTCACCAAATCTGTCGCCAAACCATCACGGAAGTTCGGCGCGCATTCTTTGCCTTCGCCAATTGCCGTCAGGAAGTCGGCGAATTGGTGCGTGAACGTGTGTTCGTAGCCGATCTGCAACCCCGGCACCCACCAATGCTTCAGATACGGCTGATCGCCATCGGAGATGTGGATATTGCGCCAGCCGCGCACGATGCCTTGATCGTTGTGATCGAAATACTGAAGGCGATGCAGGTCGTGCAAATCCCAAAATGCCGAGCAGTGTTCGCCATTGATTTCGAGCGTATAGAGCGCCTTGTGCCCGCGCGCATAGCGTGTCGCCTCGAACGTCGCCAGCGAGCCGTTTTCAAAGCGGCACAGGAACAAGCTGGCATCGTCAATGCCGACGGGTTCGACGTTGCCAGTCAGGTTGTGCTTGCGCTCTTTGATGAATGTTTCGGTCACTGCCGAGACTTCCTTGATCGGCCCATTCAGCCACATCGCCGTGTCAATATTGTGCGCCAGCAAATCGCCCGTCACGCCGCTGCCCGCGACGGCGACATCCAAACGCCACAGCCCTTCGCCCCCCTGCGGCAAGTCCTGCGAAATCGTCCAGTCCTGCAAAAACTTCGCGCGATAATGGAAGATGCGCCCGAAGCGGCCCTCGTCGAGCAACTGTTTGATCAACGTCACCGCCGGCACGCGGCGATAGTTGTACCAAACCATGTTCGGCACCTGGGCGGCTTCGACCGCGTCAACCATCGTGCGCGCCTCGGCGGCGGTGCGTCCCAACGGCTTCTCGCACATCACAATCTTGCCCGCCTGCGCCGCCGCAATCGCAATCTCGGCGTGCGTATCGTTCGGGCTGGCGATGTCAATCAGATCAATATCGCCGCGCTCAACCAGCTTGCGCCAATCCGCCTCGACCGTTTCGTAGCCCCAGTTCGCCGCGAAGGCTTGTGCGCGTTCGGGATTGCGTGCGCAGACGGCTTTGAGATTGACCTGATACGGCAGATCAAAGAAACGCCCGGCTTGCAGGAACGCGTTGGAGTGGGCACGGCCCATGAAGCCGTAGCCGATGAGTCCGATGTTCAATGCTTTTTTTGCCGTCATCATTACCTCTATTCGTAGGCTTAATTTCTAGTAGGGGAAATCTATCGAATCAATCCATGTTTTAAGTTTCTTTTGACCAAACTGCTGTAATGATTTGGTCGTATATTTGAAATTAGAGTCAGTCCCACTAAGTGGAGGATTACCATACTTTGCAGCAGAGTCGTAACCACTAGAACTGTGTGTATCTAGGGTAAACTTAGCAATCCTCCCTGGGTACTTTAATGCATATGCCCGAACCAACATAAGGGCCGGAATTACGTGATTAAACCAATCTTCCACTGTCTGAGTTGAACCAAGCTTGGGGTATCTGAATGTAGTGCCACCGAGATTTTGCCACCCGAGTCGTTCAAATGCTGATCGAAGATAATTGTGGTCATTGGTGCTGTTATTTTGAAGGTCAAATGTAAATAAAACAGGCATTTTGTTCTCCAGTTTTTAATTGCCACCAGTACATTCGTGCTGCAATCATCGTTACCAGGTTTGCGGGCGGTTATGCTGTCTTCGCCGCGCGAGCGGCGGCTGACTTTAGCCGTGGGTTTTCAACCCACGGAAAGCGTCAAACCCAATCCAGCGTCGCGTCAGCGACACCTGAGTCAGCCCCACAAATATCGCTCGTCATATTCCACGCCCGCCTTTTCCAAAAACCCGCGATACTCATCCTGAAAGGTCTGGCTTTGATGATGCGCGCGTTGATTTTGAATGTAGCGAATCACGTTCGGCACATGCGCCTTGCTCACGGTGAACACGCCGTAGCCATCCTGCCAGCCGAAATCCTGCAATGCAGGAAACTCATCGTGAATCCAGCTTGATGAATCTCCCTTGAGATATTTGGCAATGTCACACGGCGCAAGCGTGGTGGGCGCCATCACCAACGCGTGCAAATGATCCTCAACGCCACCGATTTGCAACGCGGTCATTTTGTGGTGACGCGCTATACCGCCGACATATTCCCAAATCCGCGCTTCCCATTCTGGTTTTATGAACGGTGCGCGGTTCTTCGTGCTGAAGACGATGTGATAGAACAACGCGGCATAGGTGTTGGCCATGATTCAACCTCGCTCAACATTCAGGCGTCGCTGACGCGACGCAGACGCAGCAATTCCAATTCACGCTTTCCGTGGGTTGAAAACCCACGGCTAAAGTCAGCCGCCGCTCACGCGGCGAAGAAACCGCGCCATTTCAATTCCACCCGTGCGCATCGCGCACCGCAAGCATCGTCGCCAAAATGTTATTCCAAGTCTGCGGATCAGTCATCGTTTCATTCGTGAACATGCAACCGTCCCAGTTGATATGTTGCGTGCTTTTCGTCACCACGCCGATTTCGTCACGCAGCCACAGCCCAGCGGCGCGCACGATGTCCATTCGGCCATTGGGATCGTTGGGCAGGCAGTGGCGGCCCGTCTTGTCGTGCGTGCCGGCGCCTTTCACCGTGCCGTCGTTTTGCGCGACGTGGAAGTCTTTGACCCAGGGGCGCAGCACGCTGGTCATCTTGCCCAGGGCCTCATACAAAACCTCTTTGTCCTGCCAGTCATAACCTGCCGGCAACAGCGAGTGTTGCGGCGCGTTGTAGCCCATCGTGAAGAGCATCGTATGCGCCATGTCCGCCTGAATGCCGAGCGTTTCGGGGCGTCCGACCTCTTCGAGCAAATCGTTGAGGTCTTTCCAACTGTGCATCCCGCCCCAACAGATTTCGCCTTCCGCCGCGAGCTTTTCGCCATAGCTTGCGGCGATGTTACAAGCCTCGCGGAAGGTGCCGGCGATCTTCTTCGTGTTACCAACCGGATCAGCCGCCCAATCGCCAACGCCGCACGAGGAATCCACGCGCACGATGCCGTATTGGCGAATGCCGAGCTTGTTGAGCTTTTGCGCGACTTCGCAGGACTTGCGGATTTGCGTCAGGAAGGCAGCGCGCTCTTCTGCCGAACCCATCGCCGAACCGCCGCCGGTCGGCCCCCAGACGGGCGCAACGAGCGAGCCGATGACAAGCCCGCGCGCGGCGACTTGCTCGGCCAACGCTTTCAACTGATCGTCGGTCGAATCAATGTCGGTATGTGGCAGCGACAGGAAGATGTCTACGCCATCGAAGCGCTGGCCGTTGACCACGGCGGCGGCGGTCATGTCGAGCATCGTCTCGAATTCGATGACCGGTTCGGCATCGGGGCCGCCTTTACCGACGAGGCCGGGCCAAGTGGCGTTGTGCAGCTTGGGAAATTGGTTGCTCATTAGATTGTTCCTCTAAACTCCTTCCACGAAGCAGCACGAAGTACTTGTCTTCCTTCGTGAATCTTCGTGTGGCTTCGTGGGGAAGATGATTTATCGCTGAATTAAAACGTCAGCTTCAGCGCCAATTGAATTTGACGCGGCGCAAAGGTGCGGTTAATCGCGCCAAACGAGGCGTTGGAGCGATTGCCGTCCGCCGGAAAGAAATTCGTCTTGTTCAGCAGGTTGAAAAACTCGCCCCGGAATTGCAGCTTCGTGCCTTCCCACGGCAGCCGGAAGTTTTTATGCAAGCCCAGATCAACCTGATAAAACGAATGGCTGCGCGCGATGTTGCGCCCCGCGTTGCCGAAGGGTTGCGAACGGTCAGTCGGAATCACCACATTCGCCGCGTTAAAGTAATTGGTGATCGTGCGCTGGCCGTCCGGCGCGAGCACCTCGCCAACGACATTCGGACGCGGATTGCTGCTGCCAACCTGAAACGCCGCCGCGGGCGAATAGGTCAAGGTGATCGGCTGGCCGCTCCACATATCGTTGATGAAGCTGAGTTGCCAGCCGCCGACTACTGCATCAGCCACCGCAGGCATCTTGTCGCCGAACCGCCGCCCTTTACCAAGCGGCGCATCCCACACAACGCTGGTCACGTTGGTCAGCGTTTGGTCATACGCCGACACGCCTTTTTCCGCCGCGAGATTGAAATAATTCTGCGGCCCCGGCGAATTGCCGTTGGGGTTTTCCAGCACCTGCGATGAATTGTCCATGGCCTTTGACCAGGTAAACGAATTCAACACGTAAAGCCCGCCGGCGACGCGACGCTCAATGCGTGCTTGCAAGCCGTGGTAATTCGACCAGCCGCCGGGAAAGTAAGCATTGATCGCCGCAAACGTAGCGATGCGGCGGCGCGCTTGCAATGTAGCGTTTTCAGTCGTGCCGTTCGGACGCGCCTGATTCAAGTCGGCGACCATCGGCAGCTTCACGGCGCGGTTGCCGACATAAGCGATGTCCACCAGCGTGTTGCGTGCGACCTCGCGTTGCAGCGAGAGAAACCAACTTTGCACGTATGAACTCGGCAGATCGCGCGGGATATATTTCACCGAAGCGTTGAGCGGACGGAAGCTCGACGGCGAAGTGAAATCCGCCGGATAGCCTTGCAGCGTCGTGCGGAACGTCGCGTCCGTCGGCAACTGATTGGTGACGCCGTTGACGACTTGCGGGCCGTTGACTGCCAGCAGGTTCGACGTGCCCGCGCGGTTGAAATGGTTGTAGCTGATGCCGAAGCCGCCGCGCGCCGTCACCTTGAACGGGCCGCTATACGCAAAGCCGATGCGCGGCCCCCAATTGTTGCGGTCGGGATTGAGCAAGGAACGTTGTGCGAGTGAGTTGCCGGTCGGCGTGACAATCGCATTCGTCGCCGGATCGAAATTGCTGACGCGGTTGTCGCGCTCCCATTGCGGCGTGGCGTATTCATAACGCATGCCCAGATTCAGCGTCAGCTTTGAGTTGACCTTGAAATCGTCCTGCACATAACCGAAGTGCATGCGCTGGCGATATTGCGCGATGAAAAAATTGACGAGTTGATATTGGCTGCGCAACCCGAAAAGAAAATCGGCGACGTTATACGTGGCGCTGTCGGCGACACCATTGGTCGGACGGCTGAAATTGCCGCCATAAACGTCCTGCCCATAGAGCGGATTCACGTCCATGATTTCAGTGTGGATGCGCTGATATTCATAGCCGGTTTTGAGCGAATGCCTGCCCAGCATAAACGAATAATTGACCTTCGGATTGACGACGAACGGATGCTGCCATTGCGGGTTTGAAGCGCGCCGCCCCAGGCTGGTGAAGCCCGTGATGTTTTGTGTCGTCAGCGGCCCGGTCAACGTGGCATCTTCGGGCAAGCCTGTAATACCAAACAGCGTCTTCATGCTCGGCCCGCCGATGCCGACGGGTTGTTTGCCCGCGCGCGTGCGCGTCAGCCCCAGGCGGAATTCCAGCAACGAACTCGCCGTCGGCGTCCACGTCACGGCGCCGGCCAATTGCTGATTGAGCACGCGCGTAAAGCCGTTGCCCGACCCGCCTGACGGCCCCGGTATGACGGGTTCGTTAAACACGTTGCTCTTGCGCTGGCCGATGCGCATGAAGGCGTTGATGCGCGCGTTGAAGTGGTGATCGAATTTCAAATCGAACTTGTCGTTGAAATCCTTGCTGCGCGGCGAGTATTGAAAGTTGTTCGCACGTCCGGCGATGGTCGGCGTTGGCAAATCGGCGAGCACTTTCAACCCGAACGGCGTGATTTTATTCGTCGGAATCGGCGTATTCGCCGCGAAGGTTTCGTTGGTCAGCGGATTGCGCACCGGCTTGTCAAAGAGGCCGATGCGATCATTCAACGTCGGCAGCGAACTGAACACCGGCACGCGGCTGACTTCGCGGAAGCCTTCGTAGCTCAAAAAGAAAAACGTCTTGTTGCGCCGAATCGGCCCACCCACCACGCCGCCGAATTGGTTGCGTTGCAACACGGGTTTGACACCGCCCAATGGTTTGAAAAAGCCGATGGCATTCAGGTTTGTGTTGCGCACGAACTCCCACAACGAGCCGTGCAATTGATTCGTGCCGCTCTTGACCGAAGCGTTGATGACCGCGCCACCGCTGCGTCCAAACTCGGCGCTCATATTGTTCGTCACGACCTTGAACTCTTCGAGCGCATCGGGCGAAACCTGCATGGCCTGATTCGAAAAGTTCTGGTTGCTGGTGCCGTAAGAATTGTTGTCTACGCCGTCGAGCAGAAAGTTGTTGAAGGTCGAACGCAAGCCGTTGGCATTGAACGAACCTTCGCGCGCGTCGCCGCCTTGCGAATCCACGTTTTGCGCCAGCGTGGATTGCCGGATGCCCGTTGATAACAAGGCCAGCGCTGAATATTGGCGGCCATTCAACGGCAATTCGACGATCTGTTGGCGATTGATAATCTGGCCGCGGTCGCTCGTTTCCGTCTCGACCAGCGAAGCGGCATCGGTGACTTGCACGGTTTCAGTCAGCGCGCCGACTTTCAAGGTGAGGTCTACGCGCTGGCGCGCACCGACAGTCGCCGTAATGCCACTGGCGACAGCGGTCGAGAAGCCTTTCGCTTCGGCGCTCACTTTGTAAGTGCCGAGCTTGACGTTGAGAAATTGGTAGGCACCGTTTTCATCCGTCGTGGCCGTGGCTTCGATGCCCGTGCCCAGATTGGTTAGCGTGACTCTGGCGCCGACGACGGCATTGCCGCTGTCATCGCGCACGGTGCCCAGCACCGTCGCCGTATCGAACTGCGCGAAGATCGCCGTGGTTAGCAGGAAACACAGCACCGTCGCTACTCCGGCTGCATGTCGCAGAATGTTGGCTAAACCTCTCATTGTCGCCTCCGTTTGCTTGTATCTGAGTTGATGGATTGAGTGGGGCCGCCAGTGTTTTTGAAACCTGGCAGCAACGCCTTCCCGCTTGAATTCGGTGATTCTACTTTTTGCTTAACGCTTGGGCGATGGCAGCTTCGGCCAACGGCGCCATCACCGCATAGCCCGCGTCATTCGGCAGCACGCCATCATCGGTCAATTCCTTTTTTAGATTGCGGCCCTCGGCCAGGGCCGAGTAATAATCCAGATACACCGCGCCGCTTTCCGCCGCATATTCTTTGAGCCAGCCGTTCATCCCGATGATCTTGCCGAAAGGGCGCAGCAGCGATTGTTTCTGATAGCAATCGCAAATCGGCGTCAGCGAAGCCAGCACGACACGGATGTTGTTGGCTTTGGCAAGTTCAACGATGGACATCACGTTTTCGGCGAACATCGCCTGCGTGATCGGGCCGGTATAACTGGCGAGGTCGTTCGTGCCCGCAAGCAGGACAACCACTTTGGGTTTGAGCTTGATGACATCTTGGCGAAAACGCACCAGCATTTGCGGCGTCGTCTGGCGGCTGATGCCGCGATTGAAATAGGGCTTGCCGGGGAAGAAGGGCGCGCGGCCCTGGCCCCAGCGTTCGGTGATGTCGTCGCCCAAAAAGACGACACGGTTCTCGCCGGGCTGCGGCTTGGGCTGTTCGGTGTTCTCGCTGCCATAGCGAATCAAGCCCGCCCAATCCCACAGCAACTTGCGTTGCGCTTCGACCTGTTGCTCCAACGCCGCCAGCGTTGCGGCGCAATCTTGCGGCACGCGCGCGGCGGCGAGCGAACCAAGCACCAGCACGACCAGTAGAAATTTGAGCCAGCTTGTTCTCATTCAAAAATCAGCCGATCTTTTTTCTCATCCAGTTTGGCGGCTTCGAGGCCGGGCACTTTTTTCAAATCGGCGAGCGATTTGAAGGGGCCGTTCTTTTCGCGGTAAGCGATGATCGCGGCGGCTTGCGAACGTTTGAGCGAGAGCGCGCTTTCAAAATCAATGGCCGCCGCTTTGTTCACGTTGAGCAGCGGCACGTCATCTGCCGGATAATTCCTGACCAGGTATTCGGTCAGTAGCGCCAATTCGTCGGAGGTCGCTTTCATCCCCGCCGCCGCCATCTTCTCAATCGTGCGCTGCCAGCCGGCGCGGTCTTGCTTGAGCGAGAGCGACTGATCCAGCCCGTGACATTGCGCGCAGAATTTTTGCACTTCGGCTTTGCCGGGGCCGTCGGGCATGGGACGGCTTTGACTAGCGGAAGATTGACTCAAAATCGTGCCCGCAAAAAATGCGAAGACGAACAACAACGCGGCCCAACGCCGCGTGCGCGAACCATTGTGTGAAAAGCTGGAAAAACTCATGCCGTGATACTCAGTCATTAGACATTATCGGGAATAGGAATTAACCACGGGGAACATAGGGGAAGAGGAGAAAGGACAAAGTAGACCGACAGATCGAAATTCTTCCGCCGCCGGGATTTTGCTTGAGTTTCCCGTGCGCCCCGTGTTCCCCGTGGTTCGTTCGTTGCTTAATCCCGCAAAAGCCTAATGCTCCATCGGAAAGCCGAACGCATAGATCGTCCCATCGTTCGTCGTCAAATAAAGCTGCCCCACGCCGCCCGACAGCGCATTGCCGTGCGCGAACGAGAGCACCGTCTTGCCGCTGTTCCAAAGCTCCTTGCCTGTCGCCGCGTCGAGCGCATAGAGAACCGCGCCCTGTGAACGCGCCGCCGTGAGTTTGGCGTCTTTGCCGCGTGCCTCGCCGCTCGCGGTGGCGAAGACGACGCCGTTGATGATCGTCGGCG from Acidobacteriota bacterium includes the following:
- a CDS encoding DUF1080 domain-containing protein, producing MKKLIALSAALLAAALLTFSTIAQQGPPPQGGQGGPPRGPGGGQGRGPGIEALAMDEHAGFDAIFDGKTLKGWDGDPQFWRVENETIIGESTAEKPVKVNTFLIWRGGQPKDFELKLEYRMNSTNSGVQYRSVELPDVGKWVMKGYQADIDFANQFTGQLYEERGRQFLAMRGQMTQIMPGGKKRIVANLNSGDNLKALIKTNDWNQVHIIAHGNVLTHIFNGHLMAQAVDDDPSGRALGGLLGFQMHVGPPMKLELRNIWLKNK
- a CDS encoding helix-hairpin-helix domain-containing protein: MSFSSFSHNGSRTRRWAALLFVFAFFAGTILSQSSASQSRPMPDGPGKAEVQKFCAQCHGLDQSLSLKQDRAGWQRTIEKMAAAGMKATSDELALLTEYLVRNYPADDVPLLNVNKAAAIDFESALSLKRSQAAAIIAYREKNGPFKSLADLKKVPGLEAAKLDEKKDRLIFE
- a CDS encoding TonB-dependent receptor, with the translated sequence MRGLANILRHAAGVATVLCFLLTTAIFAQFDTATVLGTVRDDSGNAVVGARVTLTNLGTGIEATATTDENGAYQFLNVKLGTYKVSAEAKGFSTAVASGITATVGARQRVDLTLKVGALTETVQVTDAASLVETETSDRGQIINRQQIVELPLNGRQYSALALLSTGIRQSTLAQNVDSQGGDAREGSFNANGLRSTFNNFLLDGVDNNSYGTSNQNFSNQAMQVSPDALEEFKVVTNNMSAEFGRSGGAVINASVKSGTNQLHGSLWEFVRNTNLNAIGFFKPLGGVKPVLQRNQFGGVVGGPIRRNKTFFFLSYEGFREVSRVPVFSSLPTLNDRIGLFDKPVRNPLTNETFAANTPIPTNKITPFGLKVLADLPTPTIAGRANNFQYSPRSKDFNDKFDLKFDHHFNARINAFMRIGQRKSNVFNEPVIPGPSGGSGNGFTRVLNQQLAGAVTWTPTASSLLEFRLGLTRTRAGKQPVGIGGPSMKTLFGITGLPEDATLTGPLTTQNITGFTSLGRRASNPQWQHPFVVNPKVNYSFMLGRHSLKTGYEYQRIHTEIMDVNPLYGQDVYGGNFSRPTNGVADSATYNVADFLFGLRSQYQLVNFFIAQYRQRMHFGYVQDDFKVNSKLTLNLGMRYEYATPQWERDNRVSNFDPATNAIVTPTGNSLAQRSLLNPDRNNWGPRIGFAYSGPFKVTARGGFGISYNHFNRAGTSNLLAVNGPQVVNGVTNQLPTDATFRTTLQGYPADFTSPSSFRPLNASVKYIPRDLPSSYVQSWFLSLQREVARNTLVDIAYVGNRAVKLPMVADLNQARPNGTTENATLQARRRIATFAAINAYFPGGWSNYHGLQARIERRVAGGLYVLNSFTWSKAMDNSSQVLENPNGNSPGPQNYFNLAAEKGVSAYDQTLTNVTSVVWDAPLGKGRRFGDKMPAVADAVVGGWQLSFINDMWSGQPITLTYSPAAAFQVGSSNPRPNVVGEVLAPDGQRTITNYFNAANVVIPTDRSQPFGNAGRNIARSHSFYQVDLGLHKNFRLPWEGTKLQFRGEFFNLLNKTNFFPADGNRSNASFGAINRTFAPRQIQLALKLTF
- a CDS encoding SGNH/GDSL hydrolase family protein is translated as MRTSWLKFLLVVLVLGSLAAARVPQDCAATLAALEQQVEAQRKLLWDWAGLIRYGSENTEQPKPQPGENRVVFLGDDITERWGQGRAPFFPGKPYFNRGISRQTTPQMLVRFRQDVIKLKPKVVVLLAGTNDLASYTGPITQAMFAENVMSIVELAKANNIRVVLASLTPICDCYQKQSLLRPFGKIIGMNGWLKEYAAESGAVYLDYYSALAEGRNLKKELTDDGVLPNDAGYAVMAPLAEAAIAQALSKK
- a CDS encoding TIM barrel protein, which gives rise to MSNQFPKLHNATWPGLVGKGGPDAEPVIEFETMLDMTAAAVVNGQRFDGVDIFLSLPHTDIDSTDDQLKALAEQVAARGLVIGSLVAPVWGPTGGGSAMGSAEERAAFLTQIRKSCEVAQKLNKLGIRQYGIVRVDSSCGVGDWAADPVGNTKKIAGTFREACNIAASYGEKLAAEGEICWGGMHSWKDLNDLLEEVGRPETLGIQADMAHTMLFTMGYNAPQHSLLPAGYDWQDKEVLYEALGKMTSVLRPWVKDFHVAQNDGTVKGAGTHDKTGRHCLPNDPNGRMDIVRAAGLWLRDEIGVVTKSTQHINWDGCMFTNETMTDPQTWNNILATMLAVRDAHGWN
- the tnpA gene encoding IS200/IS605 family transposase; the protein is MANTYAALFYHIVFSTKNRAPFIKPEWEARIWEYVGGIARHHKMTALQIGGVEDHLHALVMAPTTLAPCDIAKYLKGDSSSWIHDEFPALQDFGWQDGYGVFTVSKAHVPNVIRYIQNQRAHHQSQTFQDEYRGFLEKAGVEYDERYLWG
- a CDS encoding Gfo/Idh/MocA family oxidoreductase, producing the protein MTAKKALNIGLIGYGFMGRAHSNAFLQAGRFFDLPYQVNLKAVCARNPERAQAFAANWGYETVEADWRKLVERGDIDLIDIASPNDTHAEIAIAAAQAGKIVMCEKPLGRTAAEARTMVDAVEAAQVPNMVWYNYRRVPAVTLIKQLLDEGRFGRIFHYRAKFLQDWTISQDLPQGGEGLWRLDVAVAGSGVTGDLLAHNIDTAMWLNGPIKEVSAVTETFIKERKHNLTGNVEPVGIDDASLFLCRFENGSLATFEATRYARGHKALYTLEINGEHCSAFWDLHDLHRLQYFDHNDQGIVRGWRNIHISDGDQPYLKHWWVPGLQIGYEHTFTHQFADFLTAIGEGKECAPNFRDGLATDLVTDAVLKSAQTRQWERVGE